One genomic window of Sphingobacterium oryzagri includes the following:
- a CDS encoding methionine ABC transporter ATP-binding protein: MIKLEEINKIFYKKNKEIQALKNVSLTIAKGEIFGIIGYSGSGKSTLVRTINLLERPTSGRIFIADKEISALSEKQLIPFRRQIGMIFQHFNLLSSCTVFDNIAFPLSLTGMSNDKIKERVTELLTLIDLQDKSDDYPAALSGGQKQRVAIARALASDPEILLCDEATSALDPQTTRSILSLLKRINRELGITIVLITHQMEVVRAICQRVAVISQGEIIEQNTAPILFDRPESPITRELLNPTLLID; encoded by the coding sequence ATGATCAAACTAGAAGAGATCAACAAAATTTTTTATAAAAAAAACAAGGAAATCCAAGCGCTGAAAAACGTTTCCCTTACCATAGCTAAGGGAGAGATTTTTGGCATTATTGGCTATTCCGGCTCCGGAAAAAGTACGTTAGTACGCACCATCAACCTGCTAGAACGCCCCACTTCCGGCCGTATTTTTATCGCCGATAAGGAAATTTCTGCCTTATCAGAAAAGCAGTTAATTCCCTTTCGCCGCCAGATCGGCATGATCTTTCAGCATTTCAACCTCTTATCCTCCTGCACGGTATTCGATAATATAGCTTTTCCGTTAAGCCTCACCGGCATGTCTAACGACAAGATAAAAGAACGCGTAACCGAGCTATTGACACTTATCGATTTACAAGACAAATCTGACGACTATCCGGCGGCACTCTCCGGCGGACAAAAGCAGCGTGTAGCGATTGCCCGGGCACTGGCATCCGATCCTGAAATTTTGCTCTGCGACGAGGCAACGAGCGCGCTCGATCCTCAAACAACCCGCTCGATACTTTCGTTGTTAAAACGCATCAATCGCGAATTAGGCATCACCATTGTGCTCATCACGCACCAAATGGAAGTCGTGCGTGCGATCTGTCAGCGGGTGGCGGTTATCTCGCAAGGCGAAATCATTGAACAAAACACAGCCCCTATCTTGTTTGACCGCCCCGAATCACCGATTACCAGAGAATTATTAAACCCTACCTTGCTTATTGATTAA
- a CDS encoding NADH-quinone oxidoreductase subunit D, whose translation MSNYTEGLDKYKEKIASISSQEMVINMGPQHPSTHGVLRLELITDGEIVKEIIPHLGYLHRCFDKHAESMNYGKSIPFTDRLDYLASMNNSHAFVMGVERMLGIDKNIPKRIEYIRVLVCELNRIASHLIAIGTYGIDIGAFTPFMWCFRDREHIMNMLEWASGSRMLYNYIWVGGLFYDLPVGFEDRCLDFVAYFKPKLVELDELLSNNQIFISRTANIGALPADVAINYGCSGPMLRASGIKWDLRRVDGYSVYPELDFEIPVGKGEMGTLGDCWDRYKVRVDEVKQSIYIIEQCLERLRGDFKRTPEFDPRALVPKKVNLKAQEYYVRAENPKGELGFHFVTQEKTDIPRRVKARGPSFNNLSVLPELGKGQLIADLIAILGSIDIVLGEVDR comes from the coding sequence ATGAGCAACTACACGGAAGGATTAGATAAATATAAAGAAAAGATTGCCTCCATCAGTTCGCAGGAGATGGTGATTAATATGGGGCCGCAGCACCCGTCTACGCACGGTGTTTTGCGCTTAGAGCTTATCACCGATGGCGAAATTGTGAAAGAAATTATTCCACATTTGGGCTATTTGCACCGTTGTTTTGATAAGCACGCCGAATCGATGAACTACGGTAAATCGATTCCATTTACCGACCGTTTGGATTATTTGGCGTCGATGAACAATAGCCATGCTTTTGTGATGGGCGTAGAGCGTATGTTAGGGATTGATAAAAACATTCCGAAACGAATCGAGTATATCCGCGTGTTGGTGTGCGAACTAAACCGCATTGCGTCACATTTAATTGCTATCGGAACTTACGGTATCGATATTGGTGCTTTCACGCCTTTTATGTGGTGCTTCCGCGATCGGGAGCATATCATGAATATGTTGGAGTGGGCGTCTGGCTCGCGCATGTTGTATAATTACATTTGGGTGGGCGGCTTGTTTTACGATCTACCGGTGGGCTTTGAAGATCGTTGCCTGGACTTTGTGGCTTATTTTAAACCCAAGTTGGTCGAGCTTGATGAGCTGTTATCTAATAATCAGATTTTTATATCGCGTACGGCAAATATCGGCGCGTTGCCAGCAGATGTTGCGATCAATTATGGTTGCAGCGGCCCGATGTTACGGGCTTCAGGTATCAAATGGGATTTACGGCGCGTGGATGGTTATTCGGTTTATCCCGAATTGGATTTTGAAATTCCTGTTGGGAAAGGTGAGATGGGCACGTTGGGCGACTGCTGGGACCGTTATAAAGTGCGTGTGGATGAGGTAAAGCAATCGATTTATATCATTGAACAGTGTTTAGAACGCTTGCGCGGTGATTTTAAGCGTACACCGGAATTCGACCCACGTGCGCTGGTGCCAAAGAAAGTAAACCTGAAAGCGCAAGAGTATTATGTGCGGGCAGAAAATCCGAAGGGCGAACTTGGTTTCCATTTTGTTACGCAAGAAAAAACGGACATCCCGAGACGTGTTAAGGCACGCGGACCGAGTTTCAATAACTTATCGGTATTGCCAGAACTTGGTAAAGGCCAGTTGATTGCAGATTTAATCGCGATCTTGGGATCGATTGATATCGTTTTGGGCGAGGTAGATCGTTAA
- a CDS encoding NADH-quinone oxidoreductase subunit C — translation MIQKIQAMLIAQFGKTAVLGVDEQPLQPILLIHPDQLLDVAFFLRDTEGCYFDFLSNISAVDYHPEDRFALVYHLASIPYQTQLTLKIDLPNNRDLNKLPEVSSLAAVWRTADWHEREAYDLMGIFFKDHPDLRRILLPDDWQGYPLRKDYEDAETYHGIAIK, via the coding sequence ATGATACAAAAAATTCAAGCAATGTTGATTGCTCAGTTTGGCAAAACAGCGGTATTGGGCGTAGACGAACAGCCCTTACAGCCTATTTTGTTAATTCATCCAGATCAATTGCTCGATGTAGCTTTTTTTCTGCGAGATACTGAGGGGTGTTATTTCGATTTCTTGTCCAATATATCGGCGGTTGATTATCATCCGGAAGATCGGTTTGCACTGGTGTATCATTTAGCATCCATCCCATACCAAACACAACTGACCTTAAAAATCGATTTACCGAATAACCGTGATCTGAACAAATTGCCAGAAGTATCTTCGCTGGCTGCGGTATGGCGCACGGCAGATTGGCACGAACGCGAAGCGTATGATCTAATGGGGATTTTCTTTAAAGATCATCCGGATTTAAGAAGGATTTTGTTGCCGGATGATTGGCAAGGCTATCCGCTGCGGAAGGATTATGAAGATGCGGAAACGTATCACGGGATTGCTATAAAATAA
- a CDS encoding M14 family zinc carboxypeptidase codes for MMKRSFFIVGLLATLQACTTVSPDAKSDYFQAMKLDSAQFNALHEQYKEPKIVHRRFKHHDIDSLVKKHQEQGLLAVKQIGESVERRAIYKLQYGKGKKKVMLWSQMHGDEPTATMALFDLFNFLEGKDDGQDSVRRLLNEELEIHFIPMLNPDGAERYTRRNAQNIDLNRDARVGQTVEGALLRKLAKEVKPAYGFNLHDQSIYYNVPDTKNPVTISMLAPAYNEAREVNAVRKGAMQLIVGMNTLLQQYVPNAVAKYDDTYSARGFGDNFQHWGASTVLIESGGKKGDPEKQEIRRLNFAIILNALMEIAQGSYAQYDAADYDKIPFNASQLHDVLLRGVDLSNDSVSLKTDIALRRTEITVGRDYFVRGHVEDIGDLDVAYGYDELDEAGLQFVQGKTYPQAFQTVDDITMDRAWSLLKEGFIAVKVNNKGADRLHNLPLVVFTQLNFTPTAQISLLGTSNFFLRSAGKLKYAVVNGYLIDLSVKPSSKIFKNRVV; via the coding sequence ATGATGAAAAGATCCTTCTTTATCGTAGGCCTATTAGCTACGCTGCAAGCTTGTACGACGGTGTCTCCAGACGCCAAATCTGACTATTTCCAAGCTATGAAACTAGATTCCGCACAATTTAATGCGTTGCACGAGCAATACAAGGAGCCCAAGATTGTTCATCGTCGATTTAAGCATCATGATATTGATTCGCTCGTTAAAAAACATCAGGAGCAAGGTTTACTTGCTGTCAAACAGATAGGCGAATCCGTCGAGCGTCGTGCTATCTACAAGCTGCAATACGGTAAAGGAAAGAAGAAAGTGATGCTGTGGTCGCAAATGCATGGTGATGAACCTACGGCAACGATGGCATTGTTTGACTTGTTTAACTTTTTAGAGGGCAAAGATGATGGTCAGGATTCCGTGCGCCGGTTACTGAACGAGGAGCTGGAAATTCATTTTATTCCGATGCTCAACCCAGATGGCGCAGAACGCTATACGCGTCGCAATGCGCAAAACATTGATCTCAATCGAGATGCGCGTGTTGGCCAGACCGTCGAAGGCGCGTTATTGCGCAAGCTGGCGAAGGAAGTCAAGCCGGCGTATGGGTTTAATTTGCATGATCAAAGTATTTACTACAACGTGCCGGATACCAAAAATCCGGTGACAATATCCATGCTGGCACCGGCTTACAATGAAGCGCGAGAAGTCAATGCGGTACGCAAAGGTGCGATGCAACTTATTGTGGGCATGAACACGCTGCTGCAACAATACGTGCCGAATGCCGTAGCGAAATATGACGATACTTACAGCGCGCGCGGCTTTGGTGATAATTTCCAGCATTGGGGTGCGAGTACGGTACTCATCGAGTCGGGCGGAAAGAAAGGCGATCCGGAAAAACAGGAAATCCGACGCTTGAATTTCGCGATCATCCTGAATGCACTGATGGAAATTGCGCAAGGATCGTATGCGCAGTATGATGCGGCAGATTATGATAAAATTCCATTCAATGCGTCGCAGCTGCATGATGTGTTGCTGCGCGGTGTTGATTTAAGTAATGATAGCGTTTCTTTGAAAACGGATATTGCTCTGCGCAGAACGGAAATTACCGTAGGCCGCGACTATTTTGTACGTGGACATGTGGAAGATATCGGAGATCTGGATGTGGCTTACGGTTACGATGAGCTGGATGAAGCTGGACTTCAATTTGTGCAGGGAAAAACCTATCCGCAAGCTTTTCAGACGGTGGATGATATTACGATGGATCGTGCCTGGAGCTTATTGAAAGAAGGTTTTATCGCGGTCAAGGTTAATAACAAAGGGGCCGATCGTCTGCATAACCTACCATTGGTCGTTTTCACGCAGCTAAATTTTACACCAACGGCACAAATTAGCCTGTTAGGCACGAGTAACTTCTTTTTGCGTAGTGCTGGAAAATTAAAATATGCTGTCGTAAATGGTTATCTCATTGATCTCTCGGTAAAACCTAGTAGTAAGATTTTTAAAAATCGGGTGGTTTAA
- the metI gene encoding methionine ABC transporter permease MetI, which translates to MSDATFWLLAKGTWETLVMTFTSGFFSFVLGLPLGILLFLTRERQLLAHSSVNRTIAFFVNIFRSIPFIILIVWMIPFTRGLVGTSIGMKAAIVPLSIGAAPFVARLVENCLLEIPYGIIEAARAMGASTWQIVRKVLIPEALPALINSASLTFITLVGYSAMGGAVGAGGLGHIGYQYGYVGYDAFIMNMVLLLLIGIVFGIQFIGDRLSKRVDHRK; encoded by the coding sequence ATGTCTGACGCAACATTCTGGCTATTAGCCAAAGGCACTTGGGAAACACTGGTCATGACCTTTACTTCTGGTTTCTTTAGCTTTGTACTTGGCCTTCCACTGGGAATATTACTTTTCCTGACACGAGAAAGGCAACTCTTAGCGCATTCGTCGGTCAATAGAACGATTGCTTTTTTTGTCAATATTTTTCGATCCATCCCCTTTATCATCCTGATTGTGTGGATGATACCATTTACACGCGGACTGGTTGGTACGTCAATTGGTATGAAAGCTGCTATTGTACCACTAAGCATTGGCGCGGCACCATTTGTAGCACGATTAGTCGAAAATTGTTTACTGGAAATACCCTACGGAATTATTGAAGCGGCACGCGCTATGGGCGCCAGTACCTGGCAAATCGTTCGCAAAGTATTGATTCCCGAAGCACTTCCCGCATTAATCAACAGCGCCTCGCTTACGTTTATCACGTTGGTAGGCTACTCGGCCATGGGCGGCGCCGTTGGCGCAGGCGGTTTGGGACATATCGGTTACCAATATGGTTATGTTGGTTACGATGCCTTCATTATGAACATGGTTCTACTGCTGCTTATCGGCATTGTTTTTGGTATCCAGTTTATTGGCGATCGACTCTCCAAACGAGTAGACCACAGAAAATAG
- a CDS encoding type 1 glutamine amidotransferase domain-containing protein: MAHREVLFLLSSHADLMDTDTKTGIWLGELTDPYYAFKNAGYTITLASPKGGTPPIDPLSKLTENVAPSNKRFLKDEDAQRAFAGTLTLKDIQPNKYDTVFVPGGHGPLWDLADHAIVGHILTHFVNESKIIGAVCHGPAALLAIEQSSFGFLRGRKVTGFTNLEENLVFRANNIPYFLETRLKEHGADFSAAKVPFMSHVVADENIVTGQNPLSSLATADKVIELVQKHYVSVL, from the coding sequence ATGGCACACAGAGAAGTCTTATTTTTATTGAGCTCACATGCAGATTTAATGGACACAGATACCAAGACAGGGATTTGGTTGGGTGAGCTAACGGATCCATATTATGCGTTTAAAAACGCAGGTTACACCATTACGTTAGCCAGCCCTAAAGGAGGCACGCCGCCGATAGATCCGTTGAGTAAACTGACTGAAAATGTTGCGCCTTCCAATAAACGCTTTTTAAAAGATGAGGATGCACAACGTGCCTTCGCCGGAACACTTACTTTAAAAGATATTCAACCCAACAAGTATGATACCGTTTTCGTGCCGGGAGGGCATGGCCCGTTGTGGGATTTGGCGGATCATGCCATTGTAGGCCATATACTTACGCATTTTGTAAACGAATCGAAAATCATAGGAGCCGTATGTCATGGGCCTGCTGCATTGCTCGCCATCGAACAATCGTCGTTTGGATTCCTCCGTGGAAGGAAGGTTACCGGATTTACCAACTTGGAAGAAAACCTCGTATTTCGCGCGAATAACATACCGTATTTCTTGGAAACACGCTTGAAAGAACACGGCGCTGACTTCTCTGCTGCGAAAGTTCCATTTATGTCACATGTTGTCGCTGACGAAAATATTGTCACGGGCCAGAATCCATTATCTTCTTTAGCTACAGCTGATAAAGTAATCGAATTGGTACAAAAGCATTATGTGAGTGTGCTGTAG
- a CDS encoding O-acetyl-ADP-ribose deacetylase yields the protein MEISVILGDITKIKADAIVNAANTSLLGGGGVDGAIHRAGGKAILDDCVKIRNKQGGCAVGEAVITGAGELPAQYVIHAVGPVWKNGRSQEPELLQRAYSRCLDLAATHGIQVIAFPCISTGIYRFPKKEAAIIAVNTVRQHAYKPARVIFVCFDQESYAIYQALLGVQ from the coding sequence ATGGAAATTTCTGTTATCCTTGGTGATATTACAAAGATCAAAGCGGATGCTATCGTAAATGCTGCCAATACCTCGTTGCTTGGCGGCGGTGGCGTCGATGGCGCTATTCATCGGGCTGGCGGAAAAGCTATCTTGGATGATTGTGTGAAGATTAGAAACAAGCAAGGTGGTTGCGCGGTAGGTGAAGCGGTGATTACGGGTGCGGGTGAATTGCCCGCTCAGTATGTGATACACGCGGTAGGGCCGGTTTGGAAAAATGGACGCAGCCAAGAACCCGAGCTTTTACAACGTGCGTATTCCCGTTGCTTGGATCTGGCCGCAACGCATGGCATACAAGTAATCGCTTTTCCATGCATCAGTACCGGGATTTATCGTTTTCCTAAAAAAGAGGCGGCGATTATTGCCGTCAATACGGTAAGACAACATGCCTATAAACCAGCGCGCGTCATCTTTGTCTGCTTTGATCAAGAAAGTTACGCCATTTACCAGGCACTTTTGGGAGTGCAGTAA
- a CDS encoding YqgE/AlgH family protein — protein MFNNHPPQKGSLLLSEPFMLDSNFERSVILLCEHDDTNGTMGLVLNNRSLLLLSDVIQDIENTNFPLYIGGPVNMEALFFIHKIPHQIEGGLPLIDDVYFGGDFKQVVFMINENLIQPEQIKFFIGYAGWNVGQLADEIKQNNWAVHNRFPSDLLLLQDGEALWKEALISLGPKYAHVANFPKSPDLN, from the coding sequence ATGTTCAACAATCATCCACCCCAAAAAGGAAGTTTACTCTTATCCGAACCATTTATGCTCGACAGCAACTTTGAACGGTCTGTAATTTTGCTCTGCGAACATGACGATACCAACGGAACAATGGGTTTGGTGCTCAACAACCGCTCCTTGCTGCTACTTTCAGATGTGATTCAGGATATTGAAAACACCAACTTTCCGTTGTATATCGGCGGACCGGTAAACATGGAGGCTCTTTTTTTTATCCACAAAATTCCACACCAGATTGAAGGTGGATTACCGCTGATAGATGATGTCTATTTTGGTGGCGATTTTAAACAGGTGGTGTTTATGATAAATGAAAATCTGATCCAACCGGAACAGATTAAATTCTTTATCGGCTATGCTGGCTGGAATGTGGGACAATTGGCGGATGAAATTAAACAGAATAACTGGGCAGTTCACAATCGATTCCCGTCTGATCTGCTTCTGCTACAAGACGGCGAAGCGCTTTGGAAAGAGGCGCTGATAAGCCTTGGGCCGAAATATGCACATGTGGCTAATTTCCCGAAAAGCCCGGATCTCAATTAG
- the pdxH gene encoding pyridoxamine 5'-phosphate oxidase has product MSIIHKNIAAIREDYSKYTLDESDVSAHPIDQFQRWFDEALKAEVIEPNAMVLATISADGYPSSRVVLLKDIKPSGFSFFTNYHSKKGQSVVDKKQVSLLFFWPELQRQVRVEGWIEKLPSEDSDEYFASRPKGSRLGALASPQSQVIADRATLESRLHEVEQTYADAEQVPRPAYWGGYLVSPMRVEFWQGRSSRLHDRIEYVFRDGAWIRQRLAP; this is encoded by the coding sequence ATGTCCATTATTCATAAAAATATTGCCGCTATCCGTGAGGATTATAGCAAATATACACTGGACGAAAGCGATGTTTCAGCGCATCCTATCGATCAGTTTCAACGTTGGTTTGATGAAGCTTTGAAAGCCGAAGTCATCGAGCCAAATGCGATGGTGCTGGCTACGATTAGCGCGGATGGTTATCCTTCCTCGCGCGTGGTACTACTAAAAGATATCAAACCATCCGGCTTTAGTTTTTTTACCAATTACCACAGCAAAAAAGGCCAATCTGTCGTAGATAAGAAACAGGTTAGTCTATTATTTTTCTGGCCAGAATTACAGAGACAGGTGCGTGTTGAAGGTTGGATAGAAAAGCTGCCGTCGGAAGATTCCGATGAATATTTTGCTTCCCGACCGAAAGGAAGCCGACTGGGCGCTCTGGCGTCGCCACAGAGCCAGGTGATTGCTGATCGTGCGACCTTAGAATCGCGTTTGCACGAAGTAGAGCAAACGTACGCGGATGCAGAGCAAGTGCCACGCCCGGCGTATTGGGGAGGTTATTTGGTCAGTCCGATGCGCGTAGAGTTTTGGCAAGGTAGAAGCAGCCGTCTGCACGATCGTATTGAATACGTTTTTCGGGATGGTGCATGGATACGTCAACGTTTAGCGCCCTAA
- a CDS encoding dihydroorotase: MSSILIKSAQIVNEGSTQTADVYINHGRIEMIAASIDHPADQVIDAKGLHLLPGLIDDQVHFREPGLTYKADIWHESRAAVAGGTTSFMEMPNTVPNTLTQKLLQDKYDIAAEKSLANYSFFMGAANDNLAEVLKTNPRDVCGIKIFMGSSTGNMLVDNEDTLEKIFKEAPTLIAVHCEDEATIRNNVAAFKAEYGEDGLTAEMHPLIRSAEACYLSSSKAVDLAKKHNTRLHILHISTAKETSLFDNTLPLGEKRITAEACIHHLWFSDADYSAKGNFIKWNPAVKTAADRAGILAAVLDGHIDVIATDHAPHTLEEKQQPYAQAPSGGPLVQHALQALLDLVKEGQLTVEQLVQKTAHNTATMFQVENRGFIREGYWADLVLVDLNKPYTVSKENILSKCGWSPFEGHTFSSSIAYTIVSGNVAFSDGKIIEVGTGHRLLFNR, translated from the coding sequence ATGTCCTCTATTCTTATTAAATCTGCACAAATCGTTAACGAAGGCAGCACCCAAACGGCTGATGTTTATATCAATCATGGCCGCATAGAAATGATTGCAGCATCGATAGATCACCCGGCAGATCAGGTTATTGATGCCAAAGGACTGCACTTGTTACCTGGTTTAATCGACGATCAAGTGCATTTTAGAGAACCCGGACTTACCTACAAGGCTGATATCTGGCACGAAAGTCGGGCGGCAGTGGCCGGCGGAACCACGTCTTTTATGGAAATGCCAAACACCGTTCCGAATACGTTAACGCAAAAATTACTACAGGATAAATACGATATTGCTGCAGAAAAATCGCTCGCCAATTATTCGTTCTTTATGGGAGCGGCCAACGATAACCTGGCCGAGGTTTTGAAAACAAACCCGCGCGATGTGTGTGGCATCAAGATTTTTATGGGATCGTCTACCGGTAATATGTTGGTCGATAATGAAGATACGTTGGAAAAGATCTTTAAAGAAGCGCCTACTTTGATAGCGGTACATTGTGAAGACGAAGCAACCATTCGAAATAATGTTGCTGCCTTTAAAGCGGAGTATGGCGAAGACGGTTTGACGGCAGAAATGCATCCGTTGATCCGATCGGCAGAGGCTTGTTATTTGTCGTCTTCCAAAGCTGTTGATTTAGCGAAGAAACACAACACCAGGTTGCATATCTTGCATATTTCAACCGCCAAGGAGACCAGCTTATTTGATAATACGTTACCGCTCGGCGAAAAGCGCATTACGGCGGAGGCTTGCATACACCATTTATGGTTTTCAGATGCGGATTATTCAGCGAAAGGTAACTTCATCAAATGGAATCCTGCCGTGAAGACCGCTGCCGACCGTGCCGGAATTTTGGCTGCGGTATTGGATGGCCATATCGATGTGATTGCGACAGATCATGCGCCGCATACATTGGAAGAAAAGCAGCAACCGTATGCGCAAGCGCCATCTGGCGGACCACTTGTGCAACACGCTTTGCAGGCTCTGTTGGACTTGGTGAAGGAAGGTCAATTAACGGTGGAACAATTGGTGCAAAAAACGGCACACAACACGGCTACCATGTTTCAGGTTGAGAATCGCGGATTTATACGCGAAGGTTATTGGGCAGATTTAGTACTGGTGGATCTCAATAAACCCTACACGGTAAGTAAAGAAAATATACTATCGAAATGTGGATGGTCTCCTTTTGAAGGCCATACGTTCTCGTCTAGCATAGCCTATACCATCGTTTCGGGAAATGTAGCTTTTAGCGATGGCAAGATTATTGAAGTGGGAACAGGGCATCGCTTGTTGTTTAATCGCTAA
- a CDS encoding glycosyltransferase family 4 protein, whose translation MRIAIIGTYTPRQCGIATFTHDLYHALPVEQQQHHAVIAISDGTEASFPEEVCFVVERNEKQQYIQAAAYINEHFDVCVIQHEYGIFAGDAGNYILTLTEKLQIPVVSNLHTVLEKPNAMELETLKLLCDSSQAVTVMTAKAVSLLQSVFHVPAVKIHCIPHGVPIFDYHQQDAKARLGLVGKNVMLSFGFLGRNKGIETAIEAVEQVQDPNFVYLVLGSTHPNVLREEGDVYRDFLHHKIEEKGLHDRVQLINTFASESLLIEYLTACDIYVTPYPNENQISSGTLSFAIGAGAAVLSTPYWYAKDLLANERGLLFDFNDSQALAGHINMLLDDPLALAKYRRNAAAYGRLTSWPNVGRSYYELLKQSAIKTIAINKSVNQNVANLFPANSSRLSS comes from the coding sequence ATGAGAATAGCTATCATAGGCACATACACACCAAGGCAGTGTGGAATCGCAACATTTACGCACGATTTATACCATGCGCTCCCTGTCGAGCAGCAGCAGCACCATGCCGTAATTGCCATAAGTGACGGTACGGAGGCTTCGTTTCCTGAAGAGGTTTGTTTCGTAGTAGAACGAAACGAGAAACAACAATATATTCAGGCTGCTGCATACATTAACGAACATTTTGATGTATGCGTTATACAGCATGAGTACGGTATTTTTGCCGGCGATGCCGGTAATTATATTTTAACATTGACTGAAAAATTGCAAATACCGGTGGTTTCAAACCTGCATACAGTATTGGAAAAACCAAATGCAATGGAACTGGAAACCTTGAAGTTGTTGTGCGATAGCAGTCAGGCGGTAACGGTTATGACAGCCAAAGCTGTTTCGCTGTTGCAATCTGTTTTCCATGTGCCTGCTGTCAAAATACACTGCATACCTCACGGTGTTCCGATCTTTGATTATCATCAGCAAGATGCAAAAGCAAGACTCGGACTTGTTGGCAAAAACGTGATGCTTAGCTTCGGTTTTCTTGGTCGCAATAAAGGCATTGAAACCGCTATTGAAGCTGTCGAGCAGGTACAGGATCCTAACTTCGTCTATTTGGTTCTAGGCTCCACGCATCCCAATGTTTTACGGGAGGAAGGCGATGTATACCGCGATTTTTTACATCACAAAATTGAGGAAAAGGGACTGCACGATCGGGTACAGCTTATCAATACATTTGCTTCAGAAAGCCTGCTGATCGAGTATTTGACAGCTTGTGATATTTATGTAACGCCCTACCCTAACGAAAATCAAATTAGCAGCGGTACGCTGTCGTTCGCCATCGGTGCCGGTGCAGCCGTACTCTCTACTCCATATTGGTATGCAAAGGATCTTTTAGCGAATGAACGCGGTTTGTTATTCGATTTTAATGATAGTCAAGCATTAGCCGGTCATATCAACATGCTGTTAGACGATCCGCTAGCACTTGCCAAATATCGTCGCAATGCAGCCGCCTATGGCAGATTGACATCCTGGCCGAATGTAGGTCGAAGTTACTATGAACTTCTTAAACAAAGCGCTATTAAAACCATTGCGATCAACAAAAGCGTAAATCAAAACGTAGCCAATTTGTTTCCAGCAAACAGCTCAAGATTGTCTTCGTAA
- the metQ gene encoding methionine ABC transporter substrate-binding lipoprotein MetQ — translation MKINSKIASASLLLLVILASCGSNNGSSNVLKVGVQAGPEYSLAEAAQKVAKEKYNLDVELVSFNDYVMPNEALQQKDIDVNVFQTKPYLDVQTESRGYQLAIVGNTFVYPMAGYSKKIKNINELKNGDTIVIPNDPTNLGRALLLLQEIGLIKLKDKVGLLPRLQDITENRLNLTILELEAPQLPRTLDDDKVTVAVINNNFAASNNLTAKRDGIFVENEKSPYVNIIVSREDNKNDEKVKTFVKAYQSDEVEAKAEEAFKGGAVKGW, via the coding sequence ATGAAAATAAACAGCAAAATCGCATCGGCATCGTTACTTTTACTCGTTATCCTGGCGTCCTGCGGATCAAACAATGGATCATCCAATGTGTTAAAAGTCGGCGTACAGGCAGGTCCTGAATATAGCCTTGCTGAAGCGGCACAAAAGGTAGCGAAGGAAAAATACAACCTTGATGTGGAGTTGGTCTCGTTCAACGATTACGTCATGCCAAACGAAGCACTGCAACAGAAAGACATCGATGTGAATGTTTTTCAAACAAAGCCTTATCTGGATGTGCAAACCGAAAGTAGAGGTTACCAACTAGCGATCGTAGGCAACACGTTTGTGTACCCCATGGCGGGCTATTCTAAAAAGATAAAAAACATCAACGAACTTAAAAACGGAGACACGATCGTGATTCCAAACGACCCGACCAACCTGGGTCGCGCATTGTTGCTTTTACAGGAGATTGGGTTAATTAAATTGAAAGACAAAGTAGGCCTGTTGCCACGCCTGCAAGATATTACCGAAAACAGATTGAACCTAACGATCCTTGAGTTGGAAGCACCGCAGCTGCCGCGTACGCTGGACGACGATAAAGTTACCGTGGCCGTGATCAATAATAATTTTGCGGCCAGCAACAACTTAACAGCTAAGCGTGATGGTATATTTGTTGAAAACGAAAAGTCGCCTTATGTTAACATCATCGTAAGCCGCGAAGACAATAAAAACGATGAAAAAGTAAAAACGTTTGTAAAAGCCTACCAATCTGACGAAGTGGAAGCAAAAGCTGAAGAAGCATTTAAAGGTGGCGCTGTCAAAGGCTGGTAA